The Mercurialis annua linkage group LG8, ddMerAnnu1.2, whole genome shotgun sequence genome window below encodes:
- the LOC126660214 gene encoding 3beta,22alpha-dihydroxysteroid 3-dehydrogenase gives MIMALFFLFIFLIFLSSTILIFRRNSLPRRLRLPPGNLGLPFLGETLQLISAYKTENPEPFIDERVNRFGSLFTTHVFGEPTVFSADPETNRFILQNEGKLFESSYPGSISNLLGKHSLLLMKGSLHKRMHSLTMSFANSSIIRDHLLVDIDRLVRLNLDSWSDRVFLMEEAKKITFELTVKQLMSFDPGEWSESLRKEYVLVIEGFFTVPLPIFSTTYRRAIQARTKVAEALSLIVMKRRKESEAGERKNDMLGALLAADNEFSDEEIVDFLVALLVAGYETTSTIMTLAVKFLTETPLALAQLKEEHEGIRAKKREEEALDWSDYKSMPFTQCVVNETLRVANIISGVFRRTMTDINIKGYTIPKGWKVFASFRAVHLDRDNFKDARTFNPWRWQSNSEKTSPGNLFTPFGGGPRLCPGYELARVELSVFLHHLVTRFSWVPAEEDKLVFFPTTRTQKRYPIYVQRRNKVVKC, from the exons ATGATCATGGCactttttttcttgtttattttcttgattttcttatcCTCTACAATCTTGATTTTCCGGCGGAATTCTCTTCCCCGGCGGCTCCGGTTACCGCCGGGGAACTTAGGTTTACCATTTCTTGGAGAAACTTTGCAGCTTATATCGGCATACAAGACTGAGAACCCTGAGCCGTTCATTGATGAGAGAGTGAACCGGTTTGGGTCATTGTTTACTACTCATGTTTTTGGTGAACCGACGGTTTTCTCGGCTGACCCGGAGACTAACCGGTTTATTCTTCAGAACGAAGGGAAATTGTTCGAGTCGAGTTATCCCGGTTCGATATCGAATTTGCTTGGGAAGCATTCTTTGTTGTTGATGAAGGGGAGTTTGCATAAAAGAATGCATTCTTTAACTATGAGTTTTGCTAATTCTTCTATTATTAGAGATCATCTTTTGGTTGATATTGACCGGTTGGTTCGGCTCAACTTGGATTCCTGGTCGGACCGGGTATTTCTTATGGAGGAAGCCAAGAAG ATAACATTTGAATTAACAGTGAAGCAGCTAATGAGCTTTGATCCAGGAGAATGGAGTGAAAGTTTAAGAAAAGAATATGTTCTTGTTATTGAAGGATTTTTCACTGTCCCTTTGCCTATTTTCTCCACCACATATAGAAGAGCTATCcaa GCAAGGACTAAGGTGGCAGAGGCATTGAGTTTGATAGTAATgaagagaagaaaagaaagtGAGGCCGGAGAAAGGAAGAATGACATGTTAGGAGCCTTACTCGCGGCGGATAATGAGTTTTCCGACGAGGAAATAGTAGATTTCTTGGTGGCGCTACTAGTTGCCGGTTATGAAACCACCTCCACAATCATGACTCTTGCCGTTAAATTCCTCACGGAGACCCCTCTTGCCTTGGCTCAACTCAAG GAGGAACATGAAGGCATTAGAGCAAAGAAAAGGGAAGAAGAAGCACTAGATTGGAGTGATTACAAGTCAATGCCTTTCACTCAATGT GTTGTTAATGAGACTTTGAGAGTAGCAAACATAATTAGTGGAGTGTTTAGAAGAACAATGACAGATATTAATATAAAAG GGTACACAATCCCTAAGGGATGGAAGGTTTTCGCCTCATTTCGAGCGGTACATTTAGATCGTGATAATTTCAAAGACGCTCGGACTTTCAATCCATGGAGATGGCAG AGCAATTCAGAAAAAACAAGTCCAGGAAATTTGTTCACTCCATTTGGAGGAGGGCCGAGACTCTGCCCAGGCTATGAACTTGCTAGAGTAGAACTCTCTGTTTTCCTGCATCATCTAGTCACCCGTTTCAG TTGGGTTCCTGCGGAGGAAGATAAGTTGGTTTTCTTTCCGACAACCAGAACACAGAAGCGATATCCGATCTATGTGCAGCGGAGAAACAAGGTAGTAAAGTGTTAG